A stretch of the Gracilinanus agilis isolate LMUSP501 chromosome 4, AgileGrace, whole genome shotgun sequence genome encodes the following:
- the CERS2 gene encoding ceramide synthase 2, whose product MLTLRETSQFRGGQDGRMLKTLYDYFWWERLWLPVNLTWADLEDRDGRVYAKASDLYITLPLALLFLIIRHYFEIYVATPLAALLNVKEKTRLRASPNPTLENFYCTNGKQPKQAEVELLSRQSGLSSRQVERWFRRRRNQDRPSLLKKFREASWRFTFYLIAFLAGMAVIVDKPWFYDMKEVWKGYPIQTTIPSQYWYYMIELSFYWSLLFSIASDVKRKDFKEQVIHHVATIILISFSWFVNYIRAGTLIMALHDSSDYLLESAKMFNYAGWKNTCNNIFIVFAIVFIITRLVILPFWILHCTVVYPLELYPAFFGYYFFNSMMGVLQVLHIFWAYLILRMAHKFLTGKLVEDERSDREETESSEGEETVTGGGMKNHHLANGHPILNNNHRKND is encoded by the exons ATGCTTACCCTCAGAGAGACAAGTCAGTTTAGAGGTGGACAAGATGGAAG GATGCTGAAGACACTATATGATTACTTCTGGTGGGAGCGATTGTGGCTACCTGTGAACCTGACCTGGGCTGACCTGGAGGACCGTGATGGGCGCGTCTATGCCAAAGCTTCTGATCTTTACATCACCTTGCCCCTTGCCCTGCTTTTCCTCATTATTAGACACTACTTTGAGAT TTATGTGGCAACACCGCTGGCTGCCCTCCTAAATGTGAAGGAGAAGACTCGGCTTCGTGCATCCCCTAACCCAACTCTGGAGAATTTCTATTGTACTAATGGCAAACAGCCCAAACAG GCAGAGGTGGAGCTCTTGTCCCGGCAGAGTGGACTCTCAAGCCGTCAGGTAGAGCGATGGTTCCGTAGACGGCGAAATCAGGACCGGCCAAGCCTACTCAAGAAATTCCGGGAGGCCAG ttggAGATTCACCTTTTATCTTATTGCTTTCCTTGCTGGTATGGCTGTCATTGTGGAT AAACCTTGGTTCTATGACATGAAGGAAGTATGGAAAGGTTATCCCATTCAG ACAACCATCCCTTCCCAGTATTGGTATTATATGATTGAACTCTCCTTCTATTGGTCCCTTCTCTTCAGTATTGCTTCTGATGTTAAACGAAAG GATTTCAAAGAGCAGGTGATCCACCATGTAGCCACCATCATCCTCATCAGTTTCTCCTGGTTTGTCAACTACATCCGGGCAGGGACACTCATCATGGCTCTCCATGACTCTTCTGACTATCTGCTAGAG TCAGCCAAGATGTTTAACTACGCTGGATGGAAAAACACATGCAACAATATCTTCATTGTCTTCGCCATTGTCTTCATCATCACTCGGCTCGTCATCTTACCCTTCTG GATCCTGCACTGCACAGTGGTGTACCCACTAGAGCTGTATCCTGCCTTTTTTGGTTATTACTTCTTCAACTCCATGATGGGGGTGCTGCAAGTCCTGCACATCTTCTGGGCCTACCTCATCCTTCGAATGGCCCACAAATTTTTAACTGGAAAG cTGGTGGAAGATGAGCGCAGTGATCgggaagagacagagagttcTGAGGGAGAGGAAACTGTCACTGGTGGAGGAATGAAGAACCATCATCTAGCCAATGGCCACCCTATCCTTAACAATAACCACAGAAAAAATGACTGA